A single Brucella intermedia LMG 3301 DNA region contains:
- a CDS encoding SH3 domain-containing protein, protein MNLSVKASIFTLAFLVSANAYASSAIVTSTVNLRTGPGTQYGTIGAIPNGVGVTVGGCTSGYGWCQVSYGGMTGWAASSYIAIQTGNGYTTNDNFGSTAAAVGIPLIAGIAIGSALSANNDRYWGTGPYRGWGGGGNVYNGCIGRNCQSNWGPPRPHWTDRPGWNDHPGYHPGFGRGFGPGPRIRMGGRL, encoded by the coding sequence ATGAACCTATCGGTGAAAGCTTCCATATTTACATTAGCATTCCTTGTTTCAGCAAATGCTTATGCATCATCGGCCATCGTCACCTCGACAGTTAATCTGCGCACCGGTCCCGGTACCCAGTATGGAACCATCGGGGCGATCCCGAACGGCGTTGGAGTTACCGTCGGGGGCTGCACCAGCGGCTATGGCTGGTGTCAGGTGAGTTACGGCGGCATGACCGGCTGGGCGGCATCGAGCTATATCGCCATCCAGACGGGCAACGGCTACACGACCAACGACAATTTCGGATCGACCGCCGCAGCCGTGGGCATACCGCTCATCGCAGGCATCGCCATCGGCTCGGCACTGTCGGCCAACAACGACCGCTATTGGGGTACCGGCCCCTATCGCGGCTGGGGCGGCGGCGGCAACGTCTATAATGGCTGCATCGGTCGCAATTGCCAGTCGAACTGGGGTCCGCCGCGTCCGCACTGGACGGATCGCCCGGGCTGGAACGACCATCCGGGCTATCATCCCGGTTTCGGTCGCGGCTTCGGTCCCGGCCCGCGCATACGCATGGGCGGCAGGCTGTAG
- a CDS encoding extensin family protein: MSSALSATAPVSRQRSRLQGLAPSLSIMLLALVAGCSGESAPRPQASVGNSDVMVPEAPVASAAPVMAAPVMQQPQEERVVGLAEEEENHVAQSAPQNRPQYSGDYGFTAPVQNPVTAAENIYTMSNAEAACRTRLKRLGVVFREKPTIYRSSSCHIENPIEVSGFNSGSIAFKPAATLNCQVTEAFARWIKGDLQPASRLRYLSGVSTIYNAGGYSCRTMNHRRGAKMSEHSRGNAIDVTKIVLNNGKNIMVRKPGFFAFREKGLLNSVRSDACGYFTTVLGPGYNPEHADHFHFDLMQRRSGYRACK, translated from the coding sequence ATGAGTTCTGCGTTGTCCGCCACCGCTCCAGTCAGCCGCCAGCGCTCCCGGTTGCAAGGTCTGGCCCCCTCTTTATCGATCATGCTGCTGGCCCTCGTCGCAGGCTGCTCCGGCGAAAGCGCGCCGCGTCCGCAGGCCAGCGTCGGCAATTCCGACGTGATGGTGCCCGAAGCCCCGGTGGCGAGTGCCGCCCCGGTCATGGCTGCGCCCGTCATGCAGCAACCGCAGGAAGAGCGCGTCGTCGGGCTTGCCGAAGAGGAGGAAAACCACGTCGCGCAATCCGCGCCGCAGAACCGGCCGCAATATTCCGGCGACTATGGCTTCACGGCCCCTGTTCAGAACCCGGTCACGGCTGCCGAAAACATCTATACGATGTCCAATGCGGAAGCCGCCTGCCGCACGCGCCTCAAACGGCTGGGCGTCGTCTTCAGGGAAAAGCCCACCATCTATCGCAGCAGCTCCTGCCATATCGAAAACCCCATCGAAGTATCGGGTTTCAACAGCGGCTCCATCGCGTTCAAGCCGGCGGCGACGCTGAACTGCCAGGTGACGGAAGCCTTCGCCCGCTGGATCAAGGGCGACCTGCAACCCGCCTCGCGCCTGCGATACCTGTCCGGCGTGAGCACGATCTACAATGCCGGAGGCTATTCCTGCCGAACGATGAACCATCGTCGCGGCGCGAAAATGTCGGAACATTCACGCGGCAACGCCATCGACGTCACCAAGATCGTGCTGAACAACGGCAAGAACATCATGGTGCGCAAGCCGGGCTTCTTCGCCTTCCGCGAAAAGGGCCTGCTCAACAGCGTCCGCTCCGATGCCTGCGGCTATTTCACGACAGTTCTCGGCCCCGGCTACAACCCGGAACATGCCGACCACTTTCATTTCGACCTGATGCAGCGCCGCAGCGGCTATCGCGCCTGCAAATAG
- a CDS encoding acyl-CoA thioesterase — MNTDNEPNGTLTIRVSAMPKDANSAYDIFGGWVMAQMDMAAGIRSAERAKGRTVTAAVREMAFARPVKIGDTLCVYTDITRVGRTSITLRVEAWAKRYLSDRRDLVTHAEFVMVSLDENGKPTPVPPEE, encoded by the coding sequence ATGAATACTGACAATGAGCCGAACGGCACGCTGACCATCCGCGTTTCAGCCATGCCCAAGGACGCCAATTCGGCCTATGATATTTTCGGCGGCTGGGTGATGGCGCAGATGGACATGGCTGCGGGCATCCGTTCCGCCGAGCGCGCCAAGGGCCGCACGGTCACTGCGGCGGTGCGCGAAATGGCGTTCGCCCGGCCGGTAAAGATCGGCGACACGCTCTGTGTATATACGGATATAACGCGGGTAGGCCGCACGTCCATCACGCTCAGGGTCGAGGCCTGGGCGAAGCGCTATCTGAGCGACAGGCGCGATCTCGTCACCCATGCCGAATTCGTGATGGTTTCGCTGGACGAGAACGGCAAGCCGACGCCGGTTCCGCCGGAAGAATGA